Proteins encoded by one window of Cloeon dipterum chromosome 4, ieCloDipt1.1, whole genome shotgun sequence:
- the LOC135941658 gene encoding zinc finger CCCH domain-containing protein 18-like, protein MESEEANQEMFDNELDFEEEAKEEKGDASEEEDVFSDVETSQILLECEEAKIESAEGCDDGEEVHCDIDKKDEVFQDDTEQVSSKSGSDGEISDTDDDKCEKPKGKPEGKVGDDREEGECSDGDDHVEIPSNRPRVPCRFFNRGFCNWGMNCKFIHAGFNDKGNYRMFEPMKHPAAMYNNENIHPMRMMRPPAPIAPRPEPVETKQETAWERGLRHAKEMMKQAQQRKETDIDFEDKKMNLSLGEDDILKEDVLYTRPASPLFSRSDGEDEENFPVPRMNINMIMERPPMQRRMPYQGARNFNGRGGGGGGQHFRNDFNNQGFKGRGRGVEHYEERKRNAPGPGRGDEWSDPWMRKRSPNRRRKVSYSSGSSYSSSSRSRSRSYSSSSGSSRSSYSSYSSRSRSRRRSRSRSRSRPRLSPIARKEELYGKGMMNKPSSANVRPPARVPAKGQAVKPPVVAQAPKEEPLQKEPKKLLDYNPSFQNPPAPEKSDTIQLSAESGKENKKMTISPFGIQQAAPKTLPGNMLKEAKKTKKATKKSKKIKKKKESDSESDSSSSSSASSSSSSSSSSSDSEEEARKKLKAKRKIVMDGREALANIVKISAMDALRMSGQKQQIKLKLKPSDGSAPSSEPLVPMQMPFEPVPLARKRSTETSENEAPKAKKPTSSRREELLNQLKAIEDAIKKKRSKLH, encoded by the exons atggaatctgAAGAAGCAAATCAAGAAATGTTTGATAATGAACTCGACTTTGAAGAAGAAgcaaaagaagaaaagggcGATGCTTCTGAAGAAGAGGATGTTTTCAGTGATGTTGAGACTAGTCAGATTCTTTTAGAGTGTGAGGAGGCGAAAATCGAATCCGCAGAAGGTTGCGATGATGGGGAGGAAGTTCATTGCGATATAGATAAGAAGGATGAAGTCTTTCAAGATGACACTGAACAAGTGAGCAGCAAAAGTGGAAGTGACGGAGAG aTATCTGATACTGATGATGATAAATGCGAAAAGCCTAAGGGAAAACCTGAGGGAAAGGTAGGCGATGATAGAGAGGAGGGCGAGTGCTCAGACGGAGATGACCACGTTGAAATACCATCAAATCGACCCAGAGTACCATGCAGGTTTTTTAATCGAGGTTTCTGCAACTGGGGAATGAACTGCAA GTTTATCCACGCAGGGTTCAATGACAAGGGCAACTATCGCATGTTTGAACCAATGAAGCATCCTGCAGCTATGTACAACAATGAAAACATTCATCCCATGAGAATGATGAGGCCACCAGCTCCAATTGCACCAAGGCCAGAGCCTGTAGAGACGAAGCAAGAGACTGCCTGGGAAAGAGGGCTTAGACACGCCAAAGAA atGATGAAACAAGCACAGCAAAGAAAGGAGACTGATATTGATTTTGAGGACAAAAAGATGAACCTAAGCTTGGGCGAAGACGACATTTTGAAAGAAGATGTTTTGTACACCAGACCAGCAAGTCCACTGTTTTCAAGGAGTGATGGTGAAGATGAAGAAAACTTCCCAGTCCC TAGAATGAACATTAATATGATTATGGAACGACCCCCAATGCAGAGAAGAATGCCATATCAAGgtgcaagaaattttaatggcaGGGGTGGCGGCGGAGGTGGTCAACACTTTAGAAATGATTTCAACAATCAAGGATTCAAAGGCAGAGGGCGAGGTGTAGAACACTATGAAGAGAGGAAAAG GAATGCACCAGGTCCTGGTAGAGGGGACGAATGGTCAGACCCTTGGATGAGGAAACGCTCACCAAATAGAAGGAGGAAAGTATCATACTCATCTGGTTCTTCATATTCCTCTTCAAG TCGGAGCAGGAGTAGAAGTTATAGTAGTAGCAGTGGTTCTTCACGTAGCTCGTACTCTTCTTACTCCAGCAGGAGTCGAAGCAGACGTAGGTCTCGCTCCAGGTCTCGTTCTCGTCCTAGGCTGAGTCCAATCGCACGCAAGGAGGAGCTCTACGGCAAAGGAATGATGAACAAGCCATCTTCTGCAAATGTTAGGCCTCCAGCACGCGTGCCCGCGAAGGGACAAGCGGTGAAGCCACCAGTTGTTGCTCAAGCTCCCAAGGAAGAGCCTCTTCAAAAAGAGCCTAAAAAGCTTTTGGACTATAACCCGTCTTTCCAAAACCCGCCAGCGCCAGAGAAATCGGACACTATTCAACTCTCTGCTGAAAGTGGCAAAGAGAATAAGAAGATGACGATTTCGCCATTTGGAATTCAACAAGCCGCCCCCAAAACTCTTCCTGGAAACATGCTGAAAGAAGCTAAGAAAACCAAAAA GGCAacgaaaaaatctaaaaaaataaagaaaaagaaggaatCAGATAGCGAGTCGGATAGTAGTTCATCTAGTTCTGCTTCTTCGTCTTCCTCCAGCTCTTCCTCTTCTAGTGATAGTGAAGAAGAAGCAAGGAAGAAAT TAAAAGCGAAGCGCAAAATTGTCATGGACGGACGAGAGGCTCTAGCTAACATAGTGAAAATATCAGCAATGGACGCCTTGCGAATGTCAGGACAGAAGCagcaaataaaacttaaattaaaaccctCTGATGGATCGGCGCCTTCAAGCGAGCCGCTAGTTCCAATGCAAATGCCATTTGAGCCAGTGCCACTAGCCAGgaagagatcaacagaaacaTCAGAAAACGAAGCTCCCAAG gcTAAAAAACCGACTAGCTCGAGACGCGAGGAACTGCTTAATCAACTCAAAGCCATCGAAGATGCGATCAAGAAAAAGAGATCAAAGCTGCATTAG